In the Candidatus Neomarinimicrobiota bacterium genome, one interval contains:
- a CDS encoding rhomboid family intramembrane serine protease, whose product MFIPISDTNPALRRPYITYGLIISNVAMYLLSYVFSFEGLVFSKQLFLAHPIQAVPSLFTHQFLHGSWSHLIFNMLFLYIFGDNMEGSLGRKFFLIFYLSCGAGAAMFEVYFDPYFGANGPGLLIGASGSISGVLASYALRFPRAKILTWTLFILFLKIRAAWFIGIWIATQFLIQILTPQGTTAYIAHIGGFVIGLVTYSIYHKYRLGRNS is encoded by the coding sequence ATGTTTATTCCCATTTCAGATACAAATCCTGCCTTACGGAGACCCTACATCACCTATGGTCTAATCATTTCTAATGTGGCGATGTATCTCCTCAGCTATGTCTTCAGCTTTGAAGGGTTGGTTTTCTCCAAGCAATTGTTTCTGGCTCATCCGATTCAAGCCGTCCCCAGTCTCTTTACCCACCAGTTTCTCCATGGGAGTTGGAGCCACCTGATCTTCAATATGCTCTTCCTTTATATCTTTGGTGACAATATGGAGGGGTCCCTGGGTCGCAAATTCTTCCTCATCTTCTATCTAAGTTGTGGGGCTGGTGCTGCCATGTTTGAAGTTTATTTCGATCCCTATTTTGGTGCAAATGGTCCCGGTTTACTCATCGGTGCGTCTGGTTCTATTTCTGGTGTTCTGGCCAGCTATGCCCTCCGTTTCCCAAGGGCGAAGATTCTGACCTGGACTCTATTTATTCTATTTCTTAAAATTCGTGCAGCCTGGTTTATCGGTATTTGGATTGCCACACAATTTTTAATTCAAATACTGACACCTCAGGGTACAACCGCTTATATTGCACACATCGGTGGATTTGTCATTGGGCTGGTAACTTACAGTATATACCACAAGTATCGACTAGGCAGGAACTCATAA
- the xerD gene encoding site-specific tyrosine recombinase XerD yields MASSEKFLQDFLNYLRIERNLAKNTQAAYIDDLTDFWEFLTSRNISSPGKVDHQILTDYARVLKKRAMAETSVARHFSSLRAYYKFLVMEGHLAEDPTQFLDSPKLPASLPKILNLEDIELLLETIDIDTALGLRDRAMFELMYAAGMRVSEVCDMTMEQILIDDDLILIRGKGNKERIVPLGGEAKKWLIEYIEHGRPSLEKGYFNEGILFLNNKGKQLQRKGIWFILKKLAEKADLHKPVSPHTFRHSFATHLLEGGADLRIVQEMLGHVDISTTQIYTHLDSTYLKEVHSSFHPRARRK; encoded by the coding sequence ATGGCCAGCTCTGAGAAATTCCTTCAAGATTTTCTGAACTATCTCCGGATTGAACGTAATCTGGCTAAAAACACTCAAGCAGCATATATTGATGATCTCACAGATTTCTGGGAGTTTTTAACCTCCCGGAATATTAGTTCACCTGGGAAAGTGGATCATCAAATACTCACTGACTATGCCCGTGTCTTAAAGAAACGAGCCATGGCTGAAACCAGTGTGGCCCGTCATTTTTCATCTCTAAGAGCCTATTACAAATTTTTGGTTATGGAAGGACACCTCGCTGAAGATCCCACACAGTTCCTGGATTCACCAAAACTGCCAGCCAGTCTACCCAAAATTCTGAATCTTGAAGATATTGAACTTCTCCTGGAGACCATCGACATTGATACCGCCCTGGGGTTAAGGGACAGAGCCATGTTTGAACTCATGTATGCAGCTGGAATGCGGGTCTCGGAAGTATGCGATATGACCATGGAGCAGATTCTCATCGATGATGACCTCATCCTTATTCGTGGAAAGGGGAATAAAGAAAGAATCGTGCCCCTGGGTGGTGAGGCCAAAAAATGGCTCATTGAGTACATAGAACATGGTCGACCCTCGTTGGAAAAGGGATACTTCAATGAAGGTATTCTCTTTTTGAACAACAAGGGTAAACAACTTCAGCGTAAGGGTATCTGGTTTATTCTTAAAAAGCTGGCTGAAAAGGCAGATCTTCATAAACCAGTAAGTCCGCATACCTTCCGGCACTCCTTTGCCACCCATTTACTGGAAGGTGGAGCTGATCTAAGAATTGTCCAGGAAATGCTGGGTCATGTGGACATCTCAACAACTCAAATATACACCCATCTTGACAGTACCTATCTCAAGGAAGTCCACAGCAGTTTCCATCCCAGAGCACGCCGTAAATAA
- a CDS encoding dephospho-CoA kinase — translation MYVLGITGNIGSGKSTVSDRLAHHGAVVSHSDPLAKEILQNDPEILASLVQRFGTDILNEAGVLQKHILAERAFSTRDDQLFLNHLIHPEVRRITLDRIEIARSQGKLLFVVDAPLLFEAHADSITDGVLVIVADRMFREGRVERRSSISKVDFERRDALQMPIEEKIRRADYVIDNDGTLIELLAKVDIFYRELKL, via the coding sequence ATGTACGTCCTCGGGATTACCGGTAATATCGGTTCGGGAAAAAGCACGGTCAGCGATCGTCTTGCTCATCACGGTGCCGTCGTTTCCCACTCTGATCCCCTGGCCAAAGAAATCCTACAAAACGATCCCGAGATACTAGCCAGTCTGGTTCAGAGATTCGGTACTGATATCCTCAATGAAGCTGGTGTGCTTCAAAAACATATTTTAGCTGAGAGAGCTTTTAGCACCAGGGATGACCAACTCTTCCTGAACCATCTCATCCACCCCGAAGTGCGCAGAATTACCCTGGACCGGATTGAGATCGCTCGATCTCAGGGAAAACTTTTATTTGTGGTAGATGCTCCGCTACTCTTTGAAGCCCATGCTGATAGCATAACTGACGGAGTTTTAGTTATCGTTGCAGACCGCATGTTCAGAGAAGGCCGCGTGGAGCGTCGTAGTAGCATATCCAAAGTTGATTTTGAGCGACGCGATGCCCTCCAAATGCCCATAGAGGAGAAAATCCGCAGAGCCGACTATGTCATCGATAATGATGGTACCTTGATTGAACTATTAGCTAAAGTGGATATTTTTTACCGGGAGCTTAAGCTTTGA
- the cdd gene encoding cytidine deaminase, translated as MHSKLIQVAQTARKRAYATYSNFHVGAALESSSGKIYPGCNIENASYSLTICAERTALFSAIAAGEKDFIHLVVATENGVSPCGACRQVIWELCGDIPITLVDESGTCTETTSSELLPRAFGQKDLGLT; from the coding sequence ATGCACAGTAAACTTATTCAAGTCGCACAGACCGCTCGAAAAAGAGCCTATGCGACATATTCGAATTTTCATGTCGGGGCAGCTCTGGAATCATCGAGCGGGAAAATATATCCAGGATGCAATATAGAAAATGCCAGCTACAGCCTGACCATTTGCGCTGAGCGTACTGCGTTGTTTTCCGCTATCGCAGCTGGTGAAAAGGATTTCATACATCTGGTAGTAGCTACTGAAAATGGGGTCAGCCCCTGCGGTGCCTGTCGCCAGGTTATCTGGGAATTGTGTGGGGATATACCCATCACATTGGTCGATGAATCGGGAACTTGTACGGAAACAACTTCTTCCGAATTATTACCCCGGGCTTTTGGTCAAAAGGATCTGGGTTTAACCTGA
- the dgt gene encoding dNTP triphosphohydrolase — MGERHLPENEYRNAFEIDRDRVIHSTAFRRLQGKTQVYVTGQSDQYRTRLTHSIEVAQIGRSVVNYLNRSSDVLGAEYEIDSALVEAACLAHDLGNPPIGHKGESRLNELMDPWGGFEGNAQSLRILTDIVRGDQRSYANAGMQATRACLDGIMKYKIVGKENTTHGAKFLYPDQQDILSWVHNDPRLDELAQSGIQVRSIECAIMDLSDDIAYTTSDLFDGVKQSLLTPEQVQEFWNNQYLNVNPKIREDVDQVLKNQFPMSRFIAGLIGRWIYSISIETTEKSFIDIPRYKYSLKMDEESHSELMALRSLNYNLIYNSEYVKVPESKGVEILEELFLYYRDVIFEERAALETLPLPAGISDDFDENQKMRMICDFVAGMTDNHAIRLHSYLKA; from the coding sequence ATGGGAGAACGACACCTCCCCGAAAATGAATATCGTAATGCCTTTGAAATAGATCGCGACCGGGTGATTCATTCCACGGCCTTTCGTCGTCTCCAGGGGAAAACCCAGGTATATGTCACAGGACAATCTGACCAGTATAGAACCCGCTTAACCCATTCAATCGAAGTGGCTCAGATTGGTCGATCCGTTGTAAATTATCTCAATAGAAGTTCAGATGTGCTTGGTGCGGAGTATGAGATTGACTCGGCCCTGGTTGAAGCCGCCTGTCTGGCCCATGATCTGGGGAATCCACCCATCGGTCATAAGGGTGAGTCTCGTTTAAACGAGCTTATGGACCCCTGGGGTGGTTTTGAGGGCAATGCCCAATCACTACGTATCCTGACGGATATTGTAAGGGGTGACCAACGATCGTATGCCAATGCCGGTATGCAAGCAACCCGAGCCTGTTTGGATGGCATTATGAAGTACAAAATCGTGGGCAAGGAAAATACCACGCATGGTGCAAAATTCCTCTATCCTGATCAGCAGGATATCCTGTCCTGGGTCCATAATGACCCCCGCCTGGATGAGTTGGCTCAATCTGGGATCCAGGTTCGATCTATTGAATGCGCTATCATGGATCTATCCGATGATATAGCCTATACGACATCAGATTTATTCGATGGTGTTAAGCAGAGTTTGTTGACACCTGAACAGGTTCAGGAATTTTGGAATAATCAGTATCTTAATGTAAACCCAAAAATCAGAGAAGATGTGGATCAGGTATTAAAAAATCAGTTCCCCATGTCGCGCTTCATAGCTGGTCTCATCGGTCGCTGGATATATTCCATATCCATTGAAACTACAGAGAAATCCTTTATTGATATCCCTCGATATAAATACAGTCTAAAAATGGATGAAGAATCTCATTCTGAACTCATGGCATTGAGATCATTAAACTATAATTTGATTTATAATTCAGAGTATGTGAAAGTTCCAGAATCAAAGGGTGTAGAGATACTGGAGGAACTATTTCTCTATTATCGGGATGTGATTTTTGAGGAGCGAGCTGCCCTGGAAACCTTGCCATTGCCAGCCGGTATATCAGATGATTTTGATGAAAATCAAAAAATGCGCATGATCTGTGATTTTGTTGCAGGAATGACCGACAATCATGCCATTCGGCTCCATTCCTATCTCAAAGCTTAA
- a CDS encoding NupC/NupG family nucleoside CNT transporter, producing MHRLIGFLGIAAILGIAFLMSNNRKAINYRVVYWGLGLQIAFAIFILATPIGKPVFMFLDRGINKLLSFSDAGAEFLFGALAISPGQENSLGFFFAFQILPTIIFFSAFMAILYHFGIMQLVVKYIARAMQKTMGTSGSETLSASGNIFVGQTEAPLLIRPFIKTMTKSEYMAVMTGGFATMAGGVLAIYAKWLTDIPNIAGHLMAASVMSAPAALVLAKIIYPEVEESPTAGDKMVDIPKADGNVMESIANGTSDGMRLAANVGAMLIAIVALVAAANFALGMVGLSIQQILGWVFSPLAFLMGVPLADVTLVGQLMGEKIVLTELIAYSHLQDVMGQIDEKSMIISSYALCGFANFSSIGIQIGGIGALAPERRGDLSKVAFKAMIGGALASWLTATIAGIMI from the coding sequence ATGCATAGACTTATAGGATTTCTGGGCATTGCAGCCATTCTGGGTATCGCCTTCCTCATGTCAAACAATCGCAAGGCCATCAATTATCGTGTAGTTTACTGGGGCCTGGGTCTCCAGATCGCTTTTGCCATCTTCATTCTGGCAACACCTATAGGCAAACCAGTCTTCATGTTTCTGGATAGGGGCATCAATAAACTACTATCGTTTTCAGATGCAGGGGCGGAGTTCCTCTTTGGGGCTCTGGCTATCAGTCCTGGCCAAGAGAACAGTTTGGGATTCTTTTTTGCGTTCCAGATTCTCCCCACCATTATTTTCTTCTCGGCTTTCATGGCCATCCTGTATCACTTCGGGATCATGCAATTGGTCGTGAAATACATTGCTCGGGCTATGCAGAAAACTATGGGGACCAGTGGTTCTGAAACGCTCTCTGCCTCTGGTAATATTTTTGTAGGTCAAACCGAAGCCCCGCTCTTGATTCGCCCATTTATAAAAACCATGACCAAAAGTGAATATATGGCTGTCATGACTGGTGGCTTTGCCACCATGGCTGGTGGAGTCTTGGCGATCTATGCCAAATGGCTCACAGATATCCCAAATATTGCCGGACACCTTATGGCTGCCTCAGTTATGAGTGCTCCAGCAGCTTTGGTTCTGGCTAAAATCATTTATCCTGAGGTTGAGGAATCCCCAACAGCAGGTGATAAAATGGTGGATATCCCAAAAGCTGATGGTAATGTCATGGAATCCATTGCCAATGGTACCTCAGATGGCATGCGACTGGCTGCCAATGTAGGTGCTATGCTCATAGCCATTGTGGCCCTGGTAGCAGCTGCAAATTTTGCGCTTGGCATGGTCGGCCTCAGTATTCAACAGATACTGGGCTGGGTATTTTCCCCCCTGGCATTCCTCATGGGTGTCCCCTTGGCAGATGTAACTCTGGTTGGACAACTCATGGGTGAAAAGATTGTTCTCACGGAACTCATCGCTTATAGCCATTTGCAGGATGTCATGGGACAGATAGATGAAAAATCTATGATCATTAGTTCCTATGCCCTCTGTGGATTTGCTAATTTTTCCTCAATCGGTATCCAGATTGGTGGAATTGGCGCCCTGGCTCCTGAACGACGTGGTGATCTGTCCAAGGTTGCCTTTAAAGCAATGATCGGTGGCGCACTGGCTTCCTGGTTAACGGCAACTATAGCTGGAATAATGATCTAA
- a CDS encoding adenylate kinase, translating into MRIIIVGPPGAGKGTQAKLIVKDFHIIQLSTGDLLREHRRQDTKLGQAAQKYMDGGNLVPDEVILGMVAEEFQKPELNSGYILDGFPRTCPQAEGLDQLLIDRGLALDHVLVLEVPDSELVRRLTARRSCSKCGHIYNMVFNPPAVKGICDHDGSPLIHRSDDTEETVVNRLEVYKKQTKPLIDHYQPQGVVRHIDGTGDMQDIYQRILAVLK; encoded by the coding sequence ATGCGAATCATCATTGTAGGACCTCCCGGAGCTGGTAAGGGAACTCAGGCCAAACTCATTGTAAAAGATTTCCACATCATACAGCTCTCAACTGGCGATTTATTGCGGGAACATCGTCGTCAGGATACAAAATTAGGCCAGGCAGCACAAAAGTATATGGATGGTGGCAATCTGGTGCCAGATGAAGTGATCCTAGGTATGGTAGCAGAAGAATTTCAAAAACCTGAGCTCAATTCAGGATATATACTGGATGGTTTTCCCAGAACCTGTCCCCAGGCTGAAGGTCTGGATCAGCTTCTAATTGACAGAGGACTCGCTCTGGACCATGTACTTGTTCTGGAAGTTCCTGATTCAGAATTGGTGCGTCGACTTACTGCCAGAAGGAGTTGCTCCAAGTGTGGTCACATTTACAATATGGTGTTTAATCCACCTGCAGTAAAGGGGATTTGTGATCATGATGGGAGTCCTTTGATTCATCGTTCAGATGATACAGAGGAGACCGTCGTAAACCGTCTTGAAGTCTATAAAAAGCAGACCAAGCCACTGATTGATCACTACCAACCTCAAGGAGTTGTGAGACATATCGATGGTACAGGAGATATGCAGGATATTTATCAACGTATCCTTGCTGTGTTGAAGTAA
- a CDS encoding DUF3467 domain-containing protein gives MEPKNKPAQQIQIQVNEKVADGEYANLAIITHSAAEFVMDFVRVMPGSPKANVQSRIIMTPSHAKALLRALEQNISKYETEHGEIRMPDPMAFPGMPPKTGNMPN, from the coding sequence ATGGAACCAAAGAATAAACCAGCTCAACAGATTCAAATCCAAGTCAACGAGAAAGTAGCTGATGGAGAATACGCCAATCTGGCAATTATTACCCATTCTGCTGCTGAATTTGTTATGGATTTTGTCAGAGTCATGCCTGGTTCCCCCAAGGCCAATGTTCAATCACGCATTATTATGACTCCCAGTCATGCAAAAGCGTTACTACGCGCCTTGGAGCAGAATATCAGCAAGTACGAAACAGAACATGGTGAGATTCGAATGCCGGATCCCATGGCTTTTCCGGGAATGCCCCCCAAAACAGGGAACATGCCCAACTAG
- a CDS encoding thymidine kinase: protein MEHLTPHHSGWIEVITGSMFSGKTEELIRRLRRAQIARQHVAIFKPDIDNRFSEDHIVSHSQQQLESTRVKSAKEILPLAKHVQVVGIDEAQFFDDEIVEVCRILAKQKKRVIVAGLEKDYRAKSFGPMPELIIDAEYVTKNLAICVICGNPAGFTQRLSNTGDQILVGETEAYEARCRNCYEEPKE from the coding sequence ATGGAGCATTTGACGCCCCATCACAGCGGTTGGATTGAAGTCATTACTGGATCCATGTTCAGCGGCAAAACAGAAGAGCTCATCAGAAGACTCAGACGAGCACAGATTGCACGCCAACATGTGGCTATATTTAAGCCAGATATTGATAATCGATTTAGCGAGGATCATATTGTTTCTCATAGCCAGCAACAGCTGGAATCAACCAGGGTAAAGTCTGCTAAAGAAATATTACCGCTAGCTAAACATGTTCAAGTTGTGGGTATTGATGAGGCTCAATTTTTCGATGATGAAATTGTCGAGGTCTGCCGAATTCTGGCCAAACAAAAAAAACGTGTAATTGTTGCCGGTCTTGAAAAGGATTATAGGGCCAAATCCTTTGGACCCATGCCCGAACTTATTATTGATGCCGAGTATGTGACTAAGAATCTGGCTATCTGTGTCATCTGTGGCAACCCTGCAGGATTCACCCAGCGCTTGAGCAATACTGGCGATCAAATTCTGGTTGGTGAAACCGAGGCTTATGAAGCAAGATGTCGAAACTGTTATGAAGAACCAAAGGAATAG
- a CDS encoding TraR/DksA C4-type zinc finger protein translates to MAVKKYNKTTLKKFRELLMDERNRIAEDLSYQKSELNKTITEGAGELSSATYHMADVGTDMAEREKTSLFAHRQAKYLSDVDEALDRVDVETYGVCIICGDLIEEGRLMAAPIAKYHVSCKETQNQRNHNQ, encoded by the coding sequence ATGGCAGTTAAAAAGTACAACAAAACCACTCTTAAGAAGTTCAGAGAACTCCTTATGGATGAGCGCAATCGTATCGCTGAGGATCTTAGTTATCAAAAAAGTGAACTCAATAAAACGATTACAGAAGGCGCTGGTGAATTGTCGTCTGCCACCTACCACATGGCTGATGTTGGGACAGATATGGCTGAAAGAGAAAAGACCAGTTTGTTCGCCCATCGCCAGGCCAAATACTTAAGTGATGTTGATGAAGCTCTCGATCGTGTCGATGTAGAGACCTACGGTGTATGTATCATTTGTGGGGATTTGATTGAAGAAGGTCGTTTAATGGCAGCTCCAATCGCTAAGTACCATGTCTCGTGCAAAGAGACTCAGAATCAGCGCAACCACAATCAGTAA
- a CDS encoding M23 family metallopeptidase: MNLCTMFRIVLSTLLVSSLLSGQSYRWPIRASQSLSATFSEYRSGHLHAGVDIKTWGEMEVPCLAIADGYIERIAIGYNGYGRGIWLRLNDGNVAVYGHLEQFTPVIEALVRSEQSQRKRYSMRLEFAPHEFPVKAGEVIGYSGTSGTEHPHLHFEIRDTLRQVHNPQLFYPGIKDTKAPILDEILLLPLGLDSQVNGSRFPVILDMQTEIKTVSTTGPFQVAINTHDRANGTYNKYNIYSARVLVNDSLVFTREFDHTALSLTDEVDQVYPGIKGKRGWRFMSMFNNNLQEPAPFASESKTGIISPAGLSHLQVVVTDHSGNQVTESFIFHETAPASWAVKGGGDTYIITRKFSDNGYENIQFYTGDNSYIPITETLYRLNSTTWVLGEKDVSSGVRALGSAGGKIKWIIPPANQLIPDLTHSWRNKGQGMVLLIESSDPYVFPLAYSLAGNNKQILGELIQTTPTSVESDIISLDLAVLADSIEFLSGSLQVFSLPLSPMELLPGSMRQTFASEMIGAELAVQNTGTSELYLQIDTAVAEYNNQSVVGLNVNFIETQESQFSGRLSFSQYRQDSTLAIFSPGKKKAWERKISPDSSEQFEIEVRESGSFFLLRDDTPPTIIPIKSFTQVRRGERLVFKIKDDTGVIAYPRSGIRATLDGSLFFPDYNPLRDELSFHIPTRLGSGQHIFEFSIGDKSGNVREFKHTFTVTS; this comes from the coding sequence ATGAATTTATGCACCATGTTCCGAATCGTCCTTTCCACTCTCTTAGTGAGCTCTCTCCTTTCGGGTCAGAGTTACCGCTGGCCAATCAGGGCTTCCCAGAGTCTATCAGCTACTTTCTCCGAATACCGGTCAGGTCATCTGCATGCTGGAGTAGATATAAAAACCTGGGGAGAAATGGAAGTCCCCTGCCTCGCCATCGCTGATGGGTATATAGAGCGCATCGCAATTGGCTACAATGGCTACGGCAGAGGGATATGGCTGAGACTGAATGATGGGAATGTTGCCGTCTACGGCCATCTCGAGCAATTTACTCCCGTCATTGAAGCCCTGGTGCGCTCTGAGCAATCACAGCGCAAAAGGTATTCAATGCGCCTGGAATTTGCCCCACATGAGTTTCCCGTAAAAGCTGGTGAGGTCATCGGCTATAGCGGTACCTCTGGGACAGAACATCCTCATTTGCACTTTGAAATAAGGGATACCCTACGGCAGGTCCACAACCCCCAACTATTTTATCCAGGTATCAAGGATACAAAAGCGCCAATCCTGGATGAAATCCTGCTCCTTCCCCTTGGCTTGGACAGTCAGGTAAATGGCAGCCGTTTCCCTGTTATTTTGGACATGCAGACCGAGATTAAAACTGTATCAACCACAGGTCCTTTTCAAGTTGCCATAAACACCCATGATCGTGCCAATGGCACCTACAATAAATATAATATTTATAGCGCCAGGGTACTGGTCAACGACTCCCTGGTTTTTACCAGAGAATTTGATCATACCGCCCTGTCACTCACTGATGAGGTTGATCAGGTGTATCCTGGAATAAAGGGTAAACGAGGTTGGCGATTCATGTCCATGTTCAACAACAATTTGCAGGAACCAGCGCCCTTTGCCAGTGAATCAAAAACTGGTATAATTTCTCCTGCAGGTCTATCCCACCTGCAAGTTGTGGTGACAGATCATAGTGGCAATCAAGTGACTGAGAGTTTCATCTTCCATGAAACAGCGCCTGCCAGTTGGGCTGTAAAAGGTGGGGGTGATACATACATCATTACCCGCAAATTTTCAGACAATGGCTATGAGAATATTCAATTCTATACAGGCGATAATTCCTACATCCCCATTACCGAGACCCTCTATCGATTGAACTCCACAACCTGGGTGTTGGGGGAAAAAGATGTTAGCTCCGGGGTCAGAGCCCTGGGATCAGCCGGCGGAAAAATTAAATGGATTATCCCTCCTGCAAATCAGCTAATCCCAGATCTGACGCATAGCTGGAGGAACAAGGGTCAAGGGATGGTTCTTCTCATCGAAAGTAGTGATCCGTATGTTTTCCCTTTGGCCTATTCTCTGGCTGGAAACAACAAACAAATTTTGGGAGAATTAATCCAGACGACTCCAACAAGCGTTGAGTCAGATATCATCTCTCTGGACTTGGCGGTACTGGCAGATAGCATTGAATTTCTATCTGGATCACTCCAGGTGTTTTCCTTGCCCCTGAGCCCCATGGAATTACTTCCAGGCAGTATGCGTCAGACTTTTGCATCGGAAATGATTGGTGCAGAATTGGCAGTTCAGAATACAGGTACTTCCGAGTTATATCTGCAGATAGATACGGCGGTGGCTGAATACAATAATCAATCTGTTGTTGGACTTAATGTGAACTTCATTGAAACACAGGAGAGCCAATTCTCTGGGAGACTTTCCTTCTCCCAGTATCGTCAGGACTCTACACTGGCCATCTTCTCACCGGGGAAAAAGAAAGCCTGGGAACGTAAAATTTCCCCAGATTCATCTGAACAGTTTGAAATTGAGGTCAGGGAAAGTGGCTCATTCTTTCTTTTGAGGGATGATACTCCCCCAACAATAATTCCTATCAAATCCTTTACACAAGTTCGTCGTGGAGAACGCCTTGTTTTCAAGATAAAGGATGACACTGGCGTGATTGCTTATCCAAGGTCTGGGATACGGGCAACATTGGATGGTTCACTCTTTTTTCCAGATTATAATCCCCTCAGAGACGAGCTTTCCTTCCACATCCCCACCAGATTAGGATCTGGTCAACATATCTTCGAGTTTTCCATTGGGGATAAATCTGGGAATGTAAGGGAGTTTAAACATACCTTCACTGTGACCTCCTGA